Proteins from one Parasteatoda tepidariorum isolate YZ-2023 chromosome 4, CAS_Ptep_4.0, whole genome shotgun sequence genomic window:
- the LOC107441488 gene encoding uncharacterized protein: MTSDKYAAMLFPLVESCIPEEILRVWLRSYSTTKVQENTYCEKLKQLLLFLRNEGEGEQRISLVRTGFKFIAAGTKKEKKTETDIFIPTAIELFSGSKSSRTVVDKRCVFCDKNQESKDCFTAAKLAYHQKQELIKNKKACFICLKFGHKAKYCKSSVKCLICAKRHWSIMCAELSPNKHEVKDEKVIDSSECQNVILANSCCSGEIFLQTLMVNIESKEGKRAIRALIDTGSQRSYILKSTVEELKFRQIDTQTLIHSLFGGSKSSSEIHNLFSIKVTDLKNSYSCNMYVLDQHKICSFVPRLHDGPWMQEMVLKGISLSDIGNHRQPIELLIGADEAGKLYNGKVCNLACGLTAVETYLGWVIMGKMKPSVIDANLSNVLISLLTQTTDIENLWKLEAIGITDACEIKDQREIEDTVQVHFERTVKLNSEGRYEIYLPWIKEANILPDNRKVAEKRLLSTTTKLNEANKFFDYNAIFENWCKEGVIEEVPEQLKGNSAHYLPHRAVFKNSLTTPVRPVFDASAKQKGSFSLNDCLAKGPNLLELIPVIILKFRENSIGVISDIKGAFLQISVNDKDRDYLRFLWWKDDNKTEIKLFRHCRVVFGVNCSPFLLGAVIKFHLRQFDSEIAEKLLYSFYVDNCVTSADTEEELRNFINKSTEIMGKGKFDLRCWEHTKIHNDEDEEKEEVTKVLGLLWNKREDSLFCDVPKMKMKDMPITRRTVLSVAQRMFDPIGFSCPVTLIPKLILQKSWQEKLSWDTRLTEDLKKEFLVKSRVSPLRKITIPRLELLACYIGAKLSEFVTKSLTLEINETYYWTDSTTALFWIKKNDLPWGTFVCNRVKKIRECSDPKDWRHVPGISNPADLPSRGCTVSKLLETKWWEGPLWLSKSKEEWPNSTPIENEEEIYLEQRKTVVATLTCENTENSWMLAYFSSYLKILRMTAWILRFLKNAQKTRTEREIGELKLYELNEAEKILLKQIQQKSFNDEDIARLKSLCVFKDEEGILRTMFLTARLLSAPSFNLEHLPSKFSIAIRLQNLQTLLSRLLEDSNLCTSIDATTTTTREKGRYTS, translated from the exons ATGACCAGTGACAAATACGCAGCAATGTTATTCCCTTTGGTTGAATCGTGCATTCCTGAAGAGATTTTAAGAGTTTGGTTAAGGAGTTATTCAACAACAAAGGTTCAAGAAAATACgtattgtgaaaaattgaagCAACTGCTATTGTTTCTGAGAAACGAAGGAGAAGGAGAACAACGAATTTCTTTAGTGAGAACTGGATTCAAATTTATTGCTGCTGGTactaagaaagaaaagaagactGAAACTGATATATTTATACCAACAGCAATTGAGTTATTTTCTGGAAGTAAAAGCTCGAGGACTGTGGTAGATAAAAGGTGTGTATTTTGCGACAAAAACCAAGAGAGTAAAGATTGTTTTACGGCAGCCAAATTGGCTTACCATCAGAAGCAAGaactaattaagaataaaaaagctTGCTTTATATGTCTTAAGTTTGgacataaagcaaaatattgcaaatcAAGTGTTAAATGTCTAATTTGTGCTAAGAGACATTGGTCGATCATGTGTGCAGAATTATCGCCAAACAAGCACGAAGTAAAAGATGAAAAAGTAATTGATTCGAGTGAATGCCAAAATGTAATACTTGCGAATTCTTGCTGTTCTGGAGAGATATTCCttcaaactttaatggtaaATATTGAGAGTAAAGAAGGAAAGCGTGCTATAAGAGCATTAATTGACACGGGCTCTCAACGCTCATATATTCTGAAGAGCACTGTTGAGGAACTGAAATTTCGCCAAATTGATACTCAAACATTGATTCATAGCTTATTTGGAGGGTCAAAATCAAGCAGCGAAATTCATaatcttttttctattaaagttactgatttgaaaaatagttatagTTGTAATATGTATGTTTTGGATCAAcataaaatttgcagttttgtTCCACGACTTCATGATGGACCTTGGATGCAGGAAATGGTACTGAAGGGCATCTCACTTAGTGATATTGGGAATCATCGACAGCCTATTGAGTTATTAATTGGAGCCGATGAAGCAGGAAAACTTTACAATGGGAAAGTGTGCAATTTGGCGTGTGGTTTAACTGCAGTAGAGACTTATTTAGGATGGGTCATTATGGGGAAAATGAAACCCTCAGTAATTGACGCCAATCTTTCGAATGTTTTGATTTCTCTATTAACTCAGACCACTGACATAGAAAACCTTTGGAAGCTTGAAGCAATAGGTATAACAGATGCATGTGAAATAAAAGATCAAAGGGAAATAGAGGACACAGTCCAAGTGCACTTCGAAAGAACAGTTAAATTGAATTCTGAAGGACggtatgaaatttatttgccaTGGATCAAAGAAGCCAACATCTTGCCCGACAATAGAAAAGTAGCCGAAAAAAGATTACTATCAACTACAACAAAACTTAATGAagctaataaatttttcgactacaatgcaatttttgaaaattggtgTAAGGAAGGTGTTATAGAAGAAGTCCCTGAACAACTTAAAGGCAACAGTGCACATTACCTTCCTCACcgagcagtttttaaaaacagcttGACAACTCCGGTGAGACCCGTTTTTGATGCATCTGCCAAACAGAAAGGATCCTTTTCATTAAATGATTGCTTAGCCAAGGGGCCAAATTTGCTGGAACTGATACCCgtgataattctaaaatttagagaaaacagCATTGGGGTAATTTCCGATATAAAAGGTGCCTTTCTTCAAATTTCAGTAAATGATAAAGATCGTGACTACTTACGTTTTTTGTGGTGGAAGGAtgataataaaacagaaataaaacttttcagacATTGTCGTGTAGTGTTCGGGGTAAACTGCAGTCCGTTTCTGCTTGGAGCagttatcaaatttcatttgagACAGTTTGACTCTGAAATTGCCGAGAagttattatattctttttatgtgGATAATTGTGTCACTTCTGCGGATACTGAAGAGGAATTGCGGAACTTCATCAATAAATCGACCGAAATAATGGGCAAAGGAAAATTTGACTTAAGATGCTGGGAGCATACGAAAATACATAATGATGAAGATGAAGAAAAAGAGGAAGTAACTAAAGTACTTGGATTACTGTGGAACAAACGAGAAGATTCCTTGTTTTGTGATGTACCAAAAATGAAGATGAAAGATATGCCAATCACACGGCGTACAGTGTTATCTGTGGCTCAAAGAATGTTTGATCCAATTGGATTTAGTTGTCCAGTCACATTGATACCAAAATTGATTCTGCAAAAAAGTTGGCAAGAAAAACTAAGTTGGGATACCAGATTAACAGAAGATTTGAAAAAGGAATTCTTA GTGAAGTCAAGAGTTTCTCCACTGCGAAAAATTACGATTCCAAGACTTGAATTATTAGCTTGTTATATTGGCGCTAAGTTATCTGAATTCGTCACGAAAAGTTTAACTCtggaaataaatgaaacatattattGGACGGATTCAACAACTGCCTTGTTCTGGATTAAGAAGAATGACCTACCCTGGGGAACATTCGTTTGTAACAGAGTGAAGAAAATACGTGAATGTAGTGATCCCAAGGATTGGAGACATGTTCCTGGTATTAGTAATCCTGCTGACTTGCCATCTAGGGGATGCACTGTTTCAAAGCTTCTGGAAACTAAATGGTGGGAGGGCCCACTTTGGTTGTCCAAGTCTAAAGAAGAGTGGCCTAATTCAACCCCAATAGAAAATGAAGAGGAAATATACTTAGAGCAGAGAAAAACCGTTGTGGCAACTCTTACCTGCGAGAACACTGAAAATTCATGGATGCTAGCATATTTTTCgagttacttaaaaattttaagaatgacGGCATGGATTCTAAGATTCCTCAAAAATGCTCAGAAAACAAGAACTGAACGAGAGATTGGCGAGCTGAAATTGTACGAATTGAATGAGGCTGAAAAGATATTACTGAAGCAGATTCAGCAAAAGTCATTTAATGACGAAGATATCGCCAGGTTAAAATCTTTATGCGTCTTTAAAGACGAAGAAGGTATCTTAAGA ACCATGTTTTTGACTGCCAGGCTATTATCGGCTCCCTCTTTCAACTTGGAGCACCTCCCATCGAAATTCTCCATAGCCATCAGGCTCCAGAACTTGCAAACCTTGTTATCAAGACTTTTGGAGGACTCTAATCTTTGCACTAGCATAGACGCGACAACAACAACGACACGGGAGAAGGGACGCTACACATCTTGA